One genomic window of Pseudomonas chlororaphis subsp. piscium includes the following:
- a CDS encoding MFS transporter, with product MIIGCALFMELIDATAVLTALPQMARDFNEPSVRMNLVVSLYLLAVALFVPVSGWAADRFGPRRVFVSAILLFTLASVACASAGSLLQLSLARLAQGAAGAMMVPVGQVILLRWSARDNLLRAMSYLTIPALIGPVLGPPLGGLLVTLLSWQWIFLINVPIGILGVLLVLRYIPDYPGARGRPLDGLGLLLSGVGLGGLVFGFEAFGHGLLERHWALALIVAGVLCAALYVRHARRVAQPLIDLSLLSIPTFRLSFWGGNLLRLGSASQPFLLVLLFQLCFGLNPLQAGLLSFASGAGAFLMKLLAVRIVSRFGFRRTLTVNALLTGLTIAACASFDISTPYWVVILLLFGSGIIRSLQFSTLGALTYADVPAELSSRASSLAAMTIQLSMSLSVGVAAALLSLVMALRGHAGIAANDVALVMLVGGVFCALSAVVFRRLSPVAGAAVYTGGSQ from the coding sequence ATGATCATCGGCTGCGCGCTGTTCATGGAGCTGATCGACGCCACCGCCGTGCTCACCGCGCTGCCGCAGATGGCCCGTGACTTCAACGAACCCAGCGTGCGGATGAACCTGGTGGTGTCCCTGTACCTGCTGGCCGTGGCGCTGTTCGTGCCGGTCAGTGGCTGGGCCGCGGACCGCTTCGGCCCGCGCCGGGTGTTCGTCAGCGCCATCCTGCTGTTCACCCTGGCTTCGGTGGCCTGTGCCAGCGCCGGTTCACTGTTGCAACTGTCGTTGGCGCGCCTGGCCCAGGGCGCCGCCGGGGCGATGATGGTGCCAGTGGGGCAGGTAATCCTGCTGCGCTGGTCGGCCCGGGACAACCTGCTGCGGGCCATGTCCTACCTGACCATTCCGGCGCTGATCGGCCCGGTGCTGGGGCCGCCCCTGGGCGGCCTGCTGGTGACCTTGCTGTCGTGGCAGTGGATCTTCCTGATCAATGTGCCCATCGGCATCCTCGGGGTGCTGCTGGTACTGCGCTACATCCCCGACTATCCCGGCGCCCGCGGGCGGCCCCTGGATGGCCTGGGGTTGCTGCTCAGCGGTGTCGGCCTGGGTGGCCTGGTCTTCGGTTTCGAGGCGTTCGGCCACGGCCTGCTGGAGCGGCATTGGGCGCTGGCGCTGATCGTCGCCGGGGTGCTTTGCGCCGCTTTGTACGTCAGGCATGCCAGGCGCGTGGCGCAGCCGCTGATCGATCTTTCGTTGCTGAGCATCCCGACCTTCCGCCTGAGTTTCTGGGGCGGCAACCTACTGCGCCTGGGCAGCGCCTCGCAGCCATTCCTGCTGGTGCTGCTGTTCCAGCTGTGTTTCGGCCTCAACCCGCTGCAGGCCGGGCTGCTGAGTTTTGCCAGCGGGGCGGGGGCGTTCCTGATGAAGCTGCTGGCGGTACGGATCGTCAGCCGCTTTGGCTTTCGCCGCACCCTGACCGTCAACGCGCTGCTCACCGGGCTGACGATAGCGGCCTGCGCCAGCTTCGATATTTCCACGCCGTACTGGGTGGTGATCCTGCTACTGTTTGGCAGCGGCATCATCCGCTCCCTGCAGTTCAGCACCCTGGGCGCCTTGACCTACGCCGACGTACCCGCCGAGCTGTCCAGCCGCGCCAGCAGCCTGGCGGCCATGACCATCCAGCTGAGCATGAGCCTGTCGGTGGGTGTCGCGGCGGCGCTGCTCAGCCTGGTCATGGCGCTGCGTGGCCACGCCGGCATCGCGGCAAACGACGTGGCCCTGGTGATGCTGGTCGGCGGTGTGTTCTGCGCCTTGTCAGCAGTGGTGTTCCGCAGGCTTTCGCCGGTGGCAGGTGCCGCCGTGTATACCGGAGGTAGTCAATGA
- a CDS encoding GNAT family N-acetyltransferase translates to MIRVACPTDAPAIAQVQIRSWQQAYRGLMPDDYLAALDRTQEQRQAWWKQSIEQGSPEVFVALVDERVIGWIAVGSSRDEDVNRRETAEVMAFYLLAEHWGTGVGRTLWATAVEHLRGQGFQALSLWVLLDNTRATGFYRKAGLLADNSSQRSIARGGWALEEIRYRARL, encoded by the coding sequence ATGATTCGCGTTGCTTGTCCCACCGATGCCCCGGCCATTGCCCAGGTGCAGATTCGCAGTTGGCAACAGGCTTATCGTGGGCTGATGCCCGACGATTACCTGGCCGCCCTGGACCGCACCCAGGAGCAGCGCCAGGCCTGGTGGAAACAGTCGATCGAACAGGGTTCGCCCGAGGTGTTCGTGGCCCTGGTCGATGAACGAGTGATAGGTTGGATCGCGGTCGGCAGCAGCCGCGACGAGGACGTGAACCGGCGCGAAACCGCCGAGGTCATGGCCTTCTACTTGCTGGCCGAGCACTGGGGGACAGGTGTCGGGCGCACCCTCTGGGCAACGGCCGTGGAGCATCTGCGCGGCCAGGGTTTCCAGGCCCTGAGCCTGTGGGTGCTGCTCGACAATACGCGGGCCACAGGCTTCTACCGCAAGGCCGGGCTGCTGGCCGACAACAGCTCGCAGCGCAGCATAGCCAGGGGCGGCTGGGCGCTGGAGGAAATCCGCTACCGGGCAAGGCTTTGA
- a CDS encoding ABC transporter ATP-binding protein, with the protein MGSSSSPSRDYNHWKVQHLPATPAAFVRFFAGHFKLWYLAIHLRQICAVVCTILVPWGLGQITRTVSNGLDSAHAFEVLQWPLTLFAALLVGEVLFTRAAAGCHIHVLPLQRRMVTHVVFAYLQQHSHRFISNEFAGALAHKVSEVALGVNQALGILLFDLIPLVATLSLATVLLWSASPVLALFMAAWSLLFIAIGYLLARRSHPLAQQYSAARSTSNGKVVDAVSNLANIRLFARHAFEHRYLGSFLDKEVKAANRSLGYMEKIRWFQTSCGVVLKLGLLLLALYLWRSQRIDIASFVMATSLSLLIINDVGNLSRRFLELFEATGNIANGVNTLIRPHEVIDQPQAKPLRIQRGDIEFRDVGFAYGTGPVIFQQLNIVIPAGQKVGLVGASGSGKSTLVNLLLRLYDVQQGAVLIDGVDVRSVTQHSLHQQIGLIPQEPGLFHRSIRENIHYGRLDASPEELAQAIHRAGASEFIEGMELGYESLVGERGVKLSGGQRQRIAIARVLLKNAPILVMDEATSSLDSITERFIQDKLDEIMEDKTVLVVAHRLSTVAHLDRILVFDKGRVIEDGSHEQLLRQGGQYHRLWRRQFDEVLDESPV; encoded by the coding sequence ATGGGTTCATCCTCCTCGCCTTCGCGCGACTACAACCACTGGAAAGTCCAGCATCTGCCTGCCACGCCGGCGGCTTTCGTGCGGTTTTTCGCCGGCCACTTCAAGCTTTGGTACCTGGCGATTCATCTGCGGCAGATCTGTGCGGTGGTCTGCACCATTCTCGTTCCCTGGGGCCTGGGGCAGATCACCCGCACGGTCAGCAACGGCCTGGACAGTGCCCACGCCTTCGAAGTGTTGCAGTGGCCCCTGACGTTGTTTGCCGCGCTGCTGGTGGGCGAAGTGCTGTTCACCCGGGCCGCCGCTGGTTGCCACATCCATGTGCTGCCGTTGCAGCGGCGCATGGTCACCCATGTGGTGTTCGCCTACCTGCAGCAGCATTCCCATCGCTTTATCAGCAATGAATTCGCCGGGGCCCTGGCGCACAAAGTCTCCGAGGTTGCCCTGGGGGTGAACCAGGCGCTGGGTATCCTGCTGTTCGACCTGATCCCCCTGGTGGCGACCCTGAGCCTGGCCACGGTGCTGCTGTGGAGCGCGTCACCGGTGCTGGCGCTGTTCATGGCCGCCTGGTCGCTGCTGTTCATCGCCATCGGCTACCTGCTGGCCCGGCGCAGCCACCCCCTGGCCCAGCAATACTCGGCGGCGCGCAGCACCAGCAACGGCAAGGTGGTGGACGCGGTGTCGAACCTGGCCAACATCCGCCTGTTTGCCCGGCATGCCTTCGAGCACCGCTACCTGGGCAGCTTCCTCGACAAGGAGGTGAAGGCGGCCAATCGCTCCCTGGGCTACATGGAGAAGATCCGCTGGTTCCAGACCAGCTGCGGCGTGGTGCTCAAGCTCGGCCTGCTGTTGCTGGCGCTGTACCTGTGGCGCAGCCAGCGCATCGATATCGCCTCATTCGTCATGGCCACCAGCCTGTCGCTGCTGATCATCAATGATGTCGGCAACCTGTCCCGGCGTTTCCTGGAGTTGTTCGAGGCCACCGGCAACATCGCCAACGGCGTGAACACCCTGATCCGTCCCCATGAGGTGATCGATCAACCCCAGGCCAAGCCCTTGCGGATCCAGCGCGGCGACATCGAGTTCCGCGATGTCGGCTTTGCCTACGGTACGGGGCCGGTGATTTTCCAGCAGTTGAATATCGTCATCCCGGCCGGGCAGAAGGTCGGCCTGGTGGGGGCTTCCGGCTCCGGCAAATCGACCCTGGTCAACCTGCTGCTGCGCCTGTATGACGTGCAGCAAGGCGCGGTGCTGATCGACGGGGTGGATGTGCGCAGCGTGACCCAGCATTCCCTGCACCAACAGATCGGCCTGATTCCCCAGGAACCGGGGCTGTTCCACCGCAGCATCCGCGAGAACATCCATTACGGTCGCCTGGACGCCTCGCCGGAAGAACTGGCGCAAGCCATCCACCGCGCCGGCGCCAGCGAGTTCATCGAGGGCATGGAACTGGGCTATGAATCGCTGGTGGGCGAGCGCGGCGTCAAGTTGTCCGGCGGCCAGCGACAACGCATCGCCATCGCCCGGGTGTTGCTGAAGAACGCGCCGATCCTGGTGATGGATGAAGCGACCTCGAGCCTCGACTCGATCACCGAGCGCTTTATCCAGGACAAGCTGGACGAAATCATGGAAGACAAGACCGTGCTGGTGGTGGCGCACCGCCTGTCCACCGTAGCCCATCTGGACCGGATCCTGGTGTTCGACAAGGGCCGGGTGATCGAGGACGGCAGTCACGAACAGCTGTTGCGCCAGGGCGGGCAGTATCATCGGCTGTGGCGTCGCCAGTTCGACGAGGTCCTGGACGAGTCGCCGGTTTAG
- a CDS encoding LysR substrate-binding domain-containing protein, giving the protein MIDLNELFLYAKVVEHSGFAAAGRALNMPKSTLSRRVNQLETRLGVRLIQRSTRQFQVTEIGQAYYRHCVAMMAEAESAEDLIEQNRSEPRGVVRLSCSTPLLNYWVAPLIGKFMVQCPAVELYVKSYNRRVDIISEGFDIALSLCFPPLDDSELVMKVLSKSPQVLVASSDFVRRHGPLESPEDLAELPSIGWTSAGQSSHWWQLRDTCGATAQIVHTPRLLSDDMAVLKSAVLEGAGIANLPLAVVRDELASGQLQRLLGSWQPAEGVITAVFPSRRGLRPSVRTLIDFLATSFAQEPSE; this is encoded by the coding sequence ATGATCGATCTGAACGAACTCTTCCTTTACGCCAAAGTGGTCGAACACAGCGGCTTCGCGGCGGCCGGCCGGGCGCTGAACATGCCCAAGTCGACCTTGAGCCGCAGGGTCAACCAGCTGGAAACCCGCCTGGGAGTGCGCCTGATCCAGCGTTCGACCCGGCAATTCCAGGTCACCGAAATCGGCCAGGCCTACTACCGGCATTGCGTGGCGATGATGGCCGAAGCAGAGTCGGCCGAAGACCTCATCGAACAGAACAGGTCCGAACCCCGGGGCGTGGTCAGGCTGAGTTGCAGCACCCCGCTGCTGAACTACTGGGTGGCGCCACTGATTGGCAAATTCATGGTCCAGTGCCCGGCTGTCGAGCTCTATGTGAAGAGCTACAACCGGCGGGTCGACATCATCAGTGAAGGTTTCGACATCGCCCTGAGCCTGTGTTTTCCACCGCTGGACGACAGTGAGCTGGTGATGAAGGTCCTGAGCAAAAGCCCGCAGGTACTGGTGGCGAGCTCAGACTTTGTCCGCCGCCATGGCCCGCTGGAGTCCCCCGAGGACCTGGCCGAGCTGCCCAGCATCGGCTGGACCAGCGCCGGGCAGTCCAGCCACTGGTGGCAATTGCGCGACACCTGCGGCGCGACCGCACAGATCGTCCACACGCCCCGGCTGCTCAGCGACGACATGGCGGTGCTCAAGAGTGCAGTGCTGGAAGGCGCCGGCATCGCCAACCTGCCCCTGGCGGTGGTCCGCGACGAACTGGCGAGCGGCCAGTTGCAGCGACTGCTGGGGTCCTGGCAACCCGCCGAAGGGGTGATCACCGCAGTGTTCCCGTCGCGCCGAGGCTTGCGCCCTTCGGTACGCACGCTGATCGACTTCCTCGCCACCTCCTTTGCCCAGGAACCCAGCGAATAA
- a CDS encoding isochorismatase family protein has product MSTSGHAANFNGAKPTIDPTDTAMLLIDHQSGLFQIVKDIEVPQLRANAIALAKAASLLKIPVITTASVPQGPNGPLIPEIQEAAPHARYVARKGEINAWDNPEFVAAVKATGKKTLVIAGTLTSVCLAFPSIAAVHAGYKVFAVVDASGNHSRLATDLTIARLAQAGVVPIDIMATLSELQGSWNRPDAEDWARVYTQAMPHYQLLIESYIKAQQVANNHETLDSQRS; this is encoded by the coding sequence ATGAGCACATCAGGACACGCAGCCAACTTCAATGGGGCCAAACCGACCATTGATCCGACCGACACAGCGATGTTGCTGATCGATCACCAGAGCGGACTGTTCCAGATCGTCAAGGACATCGAGGTTCCCCAACTGCGGGCCAATGCCATCGCCCTGGCCAAGGCGGCCAGCCTGCTGAAGATCCCGGTGATCACCACGGCCTCGGTGCCCCAGGGCCCCAACGGCCCCTTGATCCCGGAGATCCAGGAAGCCGCTCCCCATGCCCGCTACGTGGCGCGCAAAGGCGAGATCAACGCCTGGGACAATCCCGAGTTCGTCGCCGCGGTAAAAGCCACTGGCAAGAAAACCCTGGTGATCGCCGGCACCCTGACCAGCGTCTGCCTGGCATTCCCGTCGATTGCCGCGGTGCATGCCGGCTACAAGGTGTTCGCGGTGGTCGACGCCTCGGGCAACCATTCGCGCCTGGCCACCGATCTGACAATCGCCCGCCTGGCCCAGGCCGGGGTGGTGCCGATCGACATCATGGCCACACTCTCCGAACTACAGGGCTCGTGGAACCGTCCCGACGCCGAGGACTGGGCCCGCGTCTACACCCAGGCGATGCCGCACTACCAACTGCTGATCGAGAGCTACATCAAGGCTCAGCAAGTGGCCAACAATCACGAAACCCTCGACTCCCAGCGCAGCTGA
- the ycaC gene encoding isochorismate family cysteine hydrolase YcaC produces MTTTYKRLDKNNAAVLLVDHQAGLLSLVRDIDPDKFKNNVLALADLAKYFQLPTILTTSFETGPNGPLVPELKALFPDAPYIARPGQINAWDNEDFVKAIKATGKKQLIIAGVVTEVCVAFPALSALEEGFEVFVVTDASGTFNELTRDSAWNRMSTAGAQLMTWFGLACELHRDWRNDIEGLGTLFSNHIPDYRNLITSYNTLTSGK; encoded by the coding sequence ATGACCACTACCTACAAGCGTCTCGACAAAAACAACGCCGCCGTGCTGCTGGTGGATCACCAGGCCGGCCTGCTGTCCCTGGTGCGCGACATCGACCCGGACAAGTTCAAGAACAATGTGCTGGCCCTGGCCGACCTGGCCAAGTACTTCCAGCTGCCGACCATCCTCACCACCAGCTTCGAGACCGGCCCCAACGGCCCACTGGTGCCCGAGCTCAAGGCGCTGTTCCCGGACGCGCCGTACATTGCCCGGCCGGGCCAGATCAACGCCTGGGACAACGAGGACTTCGTCAAGGCGATCAAGGCCACCGGCAAGAAGCAGCTGATCATCGCCGGCGTAGTGACCGAGGTTTGCGTGGCCTTCCCGGCGCTGTCGGCCCTGGAAGAAGGCTTCGAGGTGTTCGTGGTGACCGATGCCTCCGGCACCTTCAATGAGCTGACCCGCGATTCGGCCTGGAACCGCATGTCCACCGCCGGCGCCCAGTTGATGACCTGGTTCGGCCTGGCCTGCGAGCTGCACCGCGACTGGCGCAACGACATCGAGGGCCTGGGCACCCTGTTCTCCAACCACATCCCGGACTACCGCAACCTGATCACCAGCTACAACACCCTGACCTCCGGCAAGTAA
- a CDS encoding OprD family outer membrane porin yields MTLGLSLTLVDVRADNSLGQRDNLSTAINERQKAELAVPAGFVGGSSLNGLLRNYYLARDNHDTPARQDQREWVQGLYLSFRSGYTDTPIGVGLDVHGFYGLKLDGGGGSGGAGLLPLDSQRAPQADFSAAGAALKLRGFDSLLQAGDQYLENPLVAGGVSRLFPQTFRGLTLKNYSLEHLTLDVGMVDSTRLRNQSGQSHLTTSYGSGTKSGVAADREASRMAWAGGIYSPADGPTLTLYGGQLSDIWRQYYAGVSQPFKLNQGISLTPYLHYFKTRDQGRGQLGRIDNDTYSGGLTLAGAGQSLTLGVQKVDGNTPFDYIAQDDRSFLYLSNSQQYADFNAPGERSWKLQYQTSLAFIDAPDLQFSAAYTRGEADLTRVDPGSQGYGYIYNAAGKDAHHWERDLSLRYAVPDGRAKGLNLTLRWAAHRTGQGYTAPGNTRGNANADEYRVIVDYPFSIF; encoded by the coding sequence ATGACCCTCGGCCTGTCGCTGACACTGGTCGATGTCCGGGCCGACAACTCCCTGGGCCAGCGCGACAACCTCAGCACCGCCATCAACGAGCGGCAAAAGGCCGAGCTGGCGGTGCCGGCCGGGTTTGTCGGGGGTTCGTCGCTCAACGGCCTGCTGCGCAACTATTACCTGGCCCGGGACAACCACGATACCCCGGCGCGGCAGGACCAGCGCGAGTGGGTGCAGGGCCTGTACCTGTCGTTTCGCTCGGGCTACACCGACACGCCGATCGGTGTCGGCCTGGATGTGCACGGGTTCTACGGACTCAAGCTCGACGGCGGAGGCGGCAGTGGTGGGGCGGGGCTGTTGCCGCTGGATTCGCAACGGGCACCCCAGGCGGATTTCTCCGCCGCCGGCGCGGCCCTGAAGCTGCGCGGCTTCGACAGCCTGCTCCAGGCCGGCGACCAGTACCTGGAGAATCCGCTGGTGGCGGGCGGGGTCAGTCGCCTGTTTCCCCAGACCTTTCGTGGGCTGACGCTGAAGAACTACAGCCTGGAACACCTGACCCTGGACGTCGGCATGGTCGACTCCACCCGCCTGCGCAACCAGAGCGGGCAGAGCCACCTGACCACCAGCTATGGCAGCGGCACCAAGAGTGGGGTCGCTGCCGACCGCGAAGCCTCGCGCATGGCCTGGGCCGGGGGCATCTACAGCCCAGCGGATGGGCCCACGCTGACCCTGTATGGCGGGCAACTGAGCGATATCTGGCGCCAGTACTACGCAGGCGTGAGCCAGCCCTTCAAGCTGAACCAGGGCATCAGCCTGACGCCTTACCTGCATTACTTCAAAACCCGCGACCAGGGCCGCGGCCAACTGGGGCGCATCGACAACGATACCTACAGCGGCGGGCTGACCCTGGCCGGGGCGGGGCAGAGCCTGACCCTCGGGGTGCAGAAGGTCGATGGCAATACCCCGTTCGACTACATCGCCCAGGACGACCGGTCCTTTCTCTACCTCAGCAATTCGCAGCAATACGCCGACTTCAACGCGCCGGGGGAGCGCTCCTGGAAACTCCAGTACCAGACCAGCCTGGCCTTTATCGACGCCCCGGACCTGCAGTTCAGTGCCGCCTATACCCGGGGCGAGGCCGACCTGACCCGGGTCGACCCCGGCAGCCAGGGCTATGGCTACATCTATAACGCGGCCGGCAAGGACGCCCATCACTGGGAGCGCGACCTGTCGCTGCGCTACGCCGTGCCCGACGGCCGGGCCAAGGGCCTGAACCTGACCTTGCGCTGGGCCGCGCACCGCACGGGGCAGGGCTACACCGCCCCGGGCAATACCCGTGGCAATGCCAACGCCGACGAATACCGGGTGATAGTCGATTACCCGTTCAGCATTTTCTAA
- a CDS encoding SphA family protein — MNRTKWVKALGISSALACATSEADSVSLPPLALGNTSFMDGVAGPGGLFELPVQYYRSHSAYDARGHSVPGRQQVHSTTVLPHLAYFSSDTLLGANYGAEVLLPLVNLELDIDQGPKGRRTRQGDVIVSPFLLQWAPVSFFGRPYWQRLNFVFSLPTGSYSKDSSINTGSNVWVFNPHYVFTWELSERLEVSGRIHYAWSSRNHDPASVLGADSIQPGQAVHCNLALSYALSDRWRVGVAGYQLKQISDDRIDGHRQKDSREQVLGIGPGVMYRQGKQTLFANLYFESAAENRAQGSQLTLRYLRTF; from the coding sequence ATGAACCGAACGAAATGGGTCAAGGCGCTGGGCATCAGCTCGGCGCTGGCCTGCGCCACGAGCGAAGCCGACAGCGTCAGTCTGCCGCCCCTGGCCCTGGGCAATACCAGCTTCATGGACGGGGTCGCCGGCCCGGGCGGGCTGTTCGAACTGCCGGTGCAGTACTACCGCAGCCATTCGGCCTACGATGCCCGTGGCCACTCGGTCCCGGGCCGGCAGCAGGTGCACAGCACCACGGTACTGCCGCACCTGGCCTATTTCAGCAGCGACACCCTGCTGGGGGCGAATTATGGCGCCGAGGTGCTGTTGCCGCTGGTGAACCTGGAGCTGGACATCGACCAGGGCCCCAAGGGCCGGCGCACTCGCCAGGGCGATGTGATCGTCAGCCCGTTCCTGTTGCAATGGGCCCCGGTGTCGTTCTTCGGCCGGCCTTACTGGCAGCGCCTGAACTTCGTGTTCTCGCTGCCGACCGGTTCCTACAGCAAGGATTCGAGCATCAATACCGGGAGCAATGTCTGGGTGTTCAACCCGCACTATGTGTTCACCTGGGAGCTGAGCGAGCGCCTGGAAGTCAGCGGGCGCATTCATTACGCCTGGTCCAGCCGCAACCATGATCCGGCGTCGGTGCTGGGGGCCGATAGCATTCAGCCGGGGCAGGCGGTCCACTGCAACCTGGCGCTGTCCTATGCGCTCTCGGACCGTTGGCGGGTCGGGGTGGCGGGTTACCAGCTCAAGCAGATCAGCGACGACCGCATCGACGGCCATCGGCAGAAAGACTCCCGGGAACAGGTGCTGGGCATCGGCCCAGGGGTGATGTACCGCCAGGGCAAGCAGACTCTGTTCGCCAACCTCTACTTTGAAAGCGCTGCTGAAAATCGCGCCCAGGGCTCGCAACTGACCCTGCGTTACCTGCGCACCTTCTAG
- a CDS encoding GntR family transcriptional regulator, with amino-acid sequence MKFAPAYTERQPVTAEEEAYNFLLEAICKGRFRTGERLIAEDIASEINMSRMPVREAFRRLDADGLVTLRPNRGAIVRGLNIDEMREVFEMRSALEGLAIRVAVSKITERHFSHLERLLDEMDDYREDGAEWVSRHRAFHEYLCSLSERPRLMRQISALYSVIEPHMRLWLQHADKPRSARDEHASIIAALRSGDPDKAAQVVCEHIEGTIPRLIQFLEAHQ; translated from the coding sequence ATGAAATTCGCCCCAGCCTATACCGAGCGCCAGCCCGTGACCGCGGAGGAGGAGGCCTACAACTTTCTGCTGGAAGCGATCTGCAAAGGGCGTTTCCGCACCGGCGAGCGCTTGATCGCCGAGGACATCGCCAGCGAAATCAACATGAGCCGGATGCCGGTGCGCGAGGCCTTCCGGCGCCTGGATGCCGATGGCCTGGTGACCCTGCGGCCCAATCGCGGGGCCATTGTCCGTGGCTTGAACATCGATGAAATGCGCGAAGTCTTCGAAATGCGCAGCGCCCTCGAAGGCCTGGCGATCCGGGTGGCGGTGAGCAAGATCACCGAACGCCATTTCAGCCATCTGGAGCGCCTGCTCGATGAGATGGACGACTACCGCGAAGACGGCGCCGAGTGGGTCAGCCGCCATCGCGCCTTCCATGAATACCTGTGCAGCCTGAGCGAACGCCCACGGCTGATGCGGCAGATCTCGGCGCTGTATTCGGTGATCGAGCCGCACATGCGCCTGTGGCTGCAACACGCCGACAAACCCCGCAGCGCCCGTGACGAACACGCCTCGATCATTGCCGCGCTGCGTTCCGGCGACCCGGACAAGGCGGCGCAGGTGGTGTGCGAGCACATCGAAGGCACCATCCCGCGGCTGATCCAGTTCCTGGAGGCCCATCAGTAA
- a CDS encoding ABC transporter substrate-binding protein: MHKPCASAAVLTLSLCCSLWAQAAPELPERLSKSEKIVYCSGMDSPPLVSFDTQQKPVGLQVDMGEAIAQRLGGKKVEWRISPFAGLIPALLAQQCDMIVDQLFDKPERREVIDIVNFMYSSQSIVVPKGNPKAVNSLGDLSGLKVAVSNGSTIRLLLGAENDKLVAAGKPPMKLVVYNVDADAFQALRINQVDAFGTTVESAGHYQQLAPDLFQSAVPAFNRILTGFGVRKQDPQLSAALGKVLQDMRADGSYTALLDKWHVGGDKLD, from the coding sequence ATGCACAAGCCTTGCGCGTCAGCTGCCGTTCTTACCTTGAGTCTATGTTGCTCCCTATGGGCGCAAGCCGCCCCCGAGTTGCCGGAGCGCTTGAGCAAGAGCGAGAAGATCGTCTACTGCTCCGGCATGGACTCGCCGCCGCTGGTGTCGTTCGACACGCAACAGAAACCGGTGGGGCTGCAGGTGGACATGGGCGAGGCGATTGCCCAGCGCCTGGGCGGCAAGAAAGTCGAGTGGCGCATCTCGCCTTTCGCCGGGCTGATCCCGGCGCTGCTGGCGCAGCAGTGCGACATGATCGTCGACCAGCTGTTCGACAAGCCCGAGCGCCGGGAAGTGATCGACATCGTCAACTTCATGTACTCCAGCCAGTCCATCGTGGTGCCCAAGGGCAACCCGAAGGCGGTGAACAGTCTTGGGGACCTGTCCGGGCTCAAGGTGGCGGTGAGCAACGGTTCGACCATCCGCCTCCTGCTCGGCGCCGAGAACGACAAGCTGGTGGCGGCCGGCAAGCCGCCGATGAAACTGGTGGTGTACAACGTCGACGCCGATGCCTTCCAGGCGTTGCGCATCAACCAGGTGGACGCCTTCGGCACCACGGTGGAATCCGCCGGGCACTATCAGCAACTGGCCCCGGACCTGTTCCAGTCGGCGGTGCCGGCGTTCAACCGGATCCTCACCGGCTTCGGCGTGCGCAAGCAGGACCCGCAACTGAGCGCGGCGCTGGGCAAGGTCCTGCAGGACATGCGCGCCGACGGCAGCTACACCGCGCTGCTGGATAAATGGCACGTCGGCGGCGACAAACTGGACTGA
- a CDS encoding amino acid ABC transporter permease codes for MNFNWDVFWQYLLLPSDVYLTGLGLTCLISVSAMLLGCVLGLLAALMKLSRNPLLQYPVRFYVWLMRGTPLLVQIVFLYTALAAGGIFRFEDLDLGWFVVPGNIQAAIIALGLNEGAYMAEIIRAGIGAVDKGQYEAGRSLGMTFAKLMRRIVLPQAFRVIVPPLGNEFNVMLKNTTLVSVIGVQELLLSTQMVTSATFRVFELYLVVAIYFLALTTLWGFFQRWLENRFGQSERPAPAASRLFGRNTMKLLRGR; via the coding sequence ATGAACTTCAATTGGGACGTGTTCTGGCAGTACCTGTTGCTGCCCAGCGATGTCTACCTGACGGGGCTCGGGCTGACTTGCCTGATCAGCGTGTCGGCCATGCTCCTGGGCTGTGTGCTGGGGTTGCTGGCGGCGCTGATGAAGCTGTCGCGCAATCCGCTGTTGCAGTACCCGGTGCGCTTCTATGTGTGGCTGATGCGCGGCACGCCGCTGCTGGTGCAGATCGTGTTTCTGTACACGGCGCTGGCGGCCGGGGGGATTTTCCGCTTCGAGGACCTGGACCTGGGCTGGTTCGTGGTGCCGGGCAATATCCAGGCGGCGATCATCGCCCTGGGCCTCAACGAAGGCGCGTACATGGCCGAGATCATCCGCGCTGGCATCGGTGCGGTGGACAAGGGGCAGTACGAAGCTGGGCGTTCCCTGGGCATGACCTTCGCCAAGCTGATGCGGCGCATCGTGCTGCCCCAGGCGTTCCGGGTGATAGTCCCGCCACTGGGCAACGAGTTCAACGTGATGCTGAAGAACACCACCCTGGTCAGCGTCATCGGTGTGCAGGAGCTGTTGCTCAGTACCCAGATGGTCACTTCGGCGACCTTCCGGGTGTTCGAGTTGTACCTGGTGGTCGCCATCTACTTCCTGGCGTTGACCACGCTCTGGGGCTTTTTCCAGCGTTGGCTGGAGAACCGCTTCGGCCAGTCCGAGCGGCCGGCGCCGGCCGCCAGCCGCCTGTTTGGGCGTAACACTATGAAACTGCTGAGGGGGCGTTGA